CAAGTCATGGTGGGGTGGATGGGGCTTCTCCGTGCCCAAGTTCGCACCCAATAAGACCGAGGCACTGGACCTGATCGCCTTTATCACTAACAACGAGAACGCGCCGATCCTCGCCAAGGGACAGAGTTGGTTCGTCATGCCGCGCAAGTCCATCATGGCAGTGATGGGCAACGAAGGTCTAGCCGTTCATATGCAGCGATATGCTGAGGCCAACGTTCCTTCACCACGTCCTTTCCATCCCAAAGTTGCCGAAGCTCAATCAATCGTGGACGACGTAGCTTCGCTGTATCTGACAAAGCAAATATCGTTGGCCGAAGCCCTGCAACAGGGCAAGGAACGCATTGCCGCGTTGGGTTAACTCCTCTTCTTTCCAAAGATTGGGGCGTTGGGCCTGAGTTCAGGTCTCGATGCCCCACCCTGCATCTTATGACACAATCGCCCACGACTTTCGCGCCCACGCCTGCGCGAGCTGCGCGGTTTCGCCTAACGCGACGCATGAGGCGCACTGCGATCCTTATCTGTCTACTCTTGTTACCCGCAGTTGCAACGCGGCTATTCACTGCGATCTATCCCTTCTTTAATACGGTCTGGCTGAGTTTCCACGACTGGAATCCTGCCTTTCCTCCTCAGCAGTTCGTTGGTTTAAAAAATTTCCAGGCGTTGACGCGGGATATCGCCGTCACCAGCAGCATCAGCTTTACTGTGCTGTTTGTCACGGTCTCGACATTACTGGAAATTGTGCTAGGGATGGCAATTGCACTCATGCTGAATCGCGCTTTCTTCGGGCGCGGCGCTGTACGAGCTGTCAACCTCATCCCTTGGGCCATCCCGATGGTGGTTGCTGCGATCGGCTTCCGGTGGATGTACGATACCCAATACGGCGTCATCAACGACTTGCTCCACCGAACGATCGGGGTGAAAGTACCATGGTTAGTAGACTTTTGGGGAGCGCGCGCAGCAGTCATCGCTACAAATGTCTGGAAATCCACACCGTTCGTTGGACTGGTACTTCTAGCCGCCTTACAAGGCGTGCCCCAAGACCTCTATGAAGCCGGCAGGGTAGATGGCACAAACCGCGTCTCTGCTTTCTTCTACATCACGCTGCCGTTGATCATGCCGCAGATCGTCACCATTGGTCTATTCATGGTAGTGTGGCAATTAGCCGCCTTCGACCTGGTCTTCGCGATGACGGGCGGCGGGCCAGGATTTGCAACTCAGTTGCTGGCCTATCGCATTTATCAAGTCGCGTTCACCGCACTCAACTTCGGCTATGCCTCAGCAATCAGCATGGTGCTATTCATCGTTGTTGGCATCGCCAGCATTATCGGCTTGTTACTGTTTCGCAAAGTGGAGGTGTCATTGTGAACATGCGCTTGGCACGTGCAGTCGACAGTGCACTGCTGGCGATTGCGGTTTTTATCTTTCTGTTTATCGTGCTCTTCCCATTCTACTGGATTGTGCTGTCATCGTTCACGCCGAAGTACGAGCTGTTTACCATTCCACCACGCTACTGGTTCAGCACTTTTACCCTCGAAAACTACCAAGCGCTCGCGAACAGCATTCCGCTGGTTCGCTACTTCGTTAATTCACTGTTATTTGCTGCAGGTTCAAGCCTAGTTTCCGTTGCTGCGGCCTTTCTCGCCAGCTATGCGCTGGCCCGCATCCAATTCCACGGCGCGAACCTCATTTTTATCGCCTTCGTCATTTCAATTGCGCTACCCCAGATTGGCGGCCTTGTGCCTTTGTTCGAGTTGTTCAAGAGCACCAATTTGATTAATACCTATCACGGATTGGTTATTCTTATGTCTTCGCTCGTCCTCCCGTTCACAATTTGGATTCTGGTTCCTTTTCTGCGCCAAATCCCTTACGAGATCGAAGAAGCGGCAATCATGGATGGCGCGCGTTTACCTCAGCTCTTCTGGTTCATCACATTGCCGATTATGCGCCCAGCACTTGTCACAATGTTCATCATCAACTTCATCATTGCCTGGAACGAGCTGATCTATCCGTTGGTGTTCGCTACTAGTGGATCAAACAAAACGCTCAGCGTTGGCTTGGTTGAGCTTGCGGTACAGCCCACAGCTGGCGGTGGACGCCCCTGGGATCTTCTGAGTGCTATGAGCGTGGTGATGATTGTGCCGATACTTGTCCTGGTCTTACTCTTCCAAAGGCTGATCGTGAGTGGACTGACGCGCGGCGCGATCAAGTAACTGATCTATCATCACTCGTTTATTGCGGTATCCCAATATGCGTATTCCGATTTATTACACTTTTGGCAATCACATGCATTGGGTAGACATGGAGTGGTTATGGGGCTACAATGTCCTCCCCAGCTCTATCCATGACATGTTGCGCTTGTGTCGCGAAGCCGGCGTCAAAGGCAATGTCAACTTCGACGCGATTGGCTATGAGAAGCTGGCCGCTGAGTCGCCTGAAGCACTCGCCGAGTTGCGCTGCGCTGTTCAGCAAGGGCAAATCGAAGTGGTGGGCGCATCATATGGCCAGCCTTACGGATTGTTCCATGGTGGAGAATCCAATATCCGTCAGCGCATCTTTGGGGTGCGCGCGGCGATGCGCCTATTAGGTGTGCGCCCGCGCACGTTCTGGGAAGAAGAATTCGATTTTTTCCCTCAACTTCCGCAAATTCTGAGAGGCGTGGGCTATGAATACGCCGCTCTCTTCTTTCAGTGGACATGGCATACGCCGGTAATGCCAATCGAGCACGCGCCAGCAGTCTGGTGGGAAGGTCTGGATGGCAGCCGGCTGCTCACCGCCCCGCGGAATGCGCTCAATCTCCATCAATGGCCCGAGGACTTCGAAGGCTTGCTCGAAAGCCCACAACTACGCGAGATGAAGTGGCCGCTCATCCTGCAATGGCTGGAACTCATGCCTTCCCCCGACTGGATGTGCCGATCAGAAGTAATCCTGCCGCCGCTACGCGCGCTGTTGGCCGACCCTCGCTTCGATATGCGGCCGGTCACGCTCTCTGAATTTCTTGAGTTGGCAAGAGAAGTTGCCGCGCCTCGGCAATATGCACTCGACGATGTCTTCCATGGCATGAGCCTCGGAAAAAATGGCGACCGCATGCGTCGCTTCAGCCGCACAAGTGAGCACCAGCTACTCGCAGCAGAGTCTATTTCAGCCATGTCC
The window above is part of the Candidatus Roseilinea sp. genome. Proteins encoded here:
- a CDS encoding sugar ABC transporter permease; protein product: MRRTAILICLLLLPAVATRLFTAIYPFFNTVWLSFHDWNPAFPPQQFVGLKNFQALTRDIAVTSSISFTVLFVTVSTLLEIVLGMAIALMLNRAFFGRGAVRAVNLIPWAIPMVVAAIGFRWMYDTQYGVINDLLHRTIGVKVPWLVDFWGARAAVIATNVWKSTPFVGLVLLAALQGVPQDLYEAGRVDGTNRVSAFFYITLPLIMPQIVTIGLFMVVWQLAAFDLVFAMTGGGPGFATQLLAYRIYQVAFTALNFGYASAISMVLFIVVGIASIIGLLLFRKVEVSL
- a CDS encoding sugar ABC transporter permease encodes the protein MRLARAVDSALLAIAVFIFLFIVLFPFYWIVLSSFTPKYELFTIPPRYWFSTFTLENYQALANSIPLVRYFVNSLLFAAGSSLVSVAAAFLASYALARIQFHGANLIFIAFVISIALPQIGGLVPLFELFKSTNLINTYHGLVILMSSLVLPFTIWILVPFLRQIPYEIEEAAIMDGARLPQLFWFITLPIMRPALVTMFIINFIIAWNELIYPLVFATSGSNKTLSVGLVELAVQPTAGGGRPWDLLSAMSVVMIVPILVLVLLFQRLIVSGLTRGAIK